Proteins encoded in a region of the Marinococcus sp. PL1-022 genome:
- the lon gene encoding endopeptidase La translates to MPNTTTISIPMLPLRGLLVFPSMVLHLDVGRDKSVEALEQANAKDSRILLVTQKDLSVDNPGEADVYHVGTVAKIKQMLKLPNGTIRVLVEGLERAEIKEFIDKDAFFEVEMEVLPTEEHADSAEEQALMRKALEAFEQYATASKRISSETIQSVQDIAGADRLADMISSHLPLKVAEKQELLEQFTASERLRKIIDILQKEQEVLGLENQIGQRVKKSMEKTQREYYLREQMRAIQKELGEADGKESEVDELREKIQQAKMPEQVQEKAERELRRYEKMPGASAETSVIRTYIEWLVDIPWYEETEDQLDIKRAQRVLDEDHYGLEKVKDRVLEHLAVQQLTESVKGPILCLTGPPGVGKTSLARSIARSLDRNFTRMSLGGIRDEAEIRGHRKTYVGAMPGRIIQGMKKAGTVNPVFLLDEIDKMASDFRGDPSSAMLEVLDPEQNNTFEDHYVEEPYDLSKTMFITTANNMNTIPEPLLDRMEVIRIAGYTEIEKEGIAKNHLVEKQIKENGLTKGSIQFRQGALLKLIREYTREAGVRGLEREIAAVCRKAAKLIVMGENKKVVVTPAKIEELLGRPRYRYGRAEEEDQVGAATGLAYTAAGGTTLSIEVSLAKGNGQLQLTGKLGDVMKESAQAAFSYIRSKADEWGVDPDFQEKWDIHIHVPEGATPKDGPSAGITIATALVSALSGRKVKKEVGMTGEITLRGRVLPIGGLKEKSMSAHRAGLTTILIPADNEKDLEDIPESIKKDITFITVKHLDEVLKEALEEKNESS, encoded by the coding sequence ATGCCAAATACAACGACGATTTCCATACCGATGCTGCCGCTTCGCGGACTGCTTGTGTTTCCGTCGATGGTGCTTCATTTGGATGTGGGAAGAGATAAATCCGTAGAGGCCCTGGAACAGGCAAATGCTAAGGACAGCCGGATTCTGCTCGTCACGCAGAAAGATTTATCAGTAGATAATCCGGGCGAAGCTGATGTGTACCATGTTGGTACAGTGGCAAAAATTAAGCAGATGCTGAAGCTTCCGAACGGCACCATCCGTGTATTGGTGGAAGGTCTGGAGCGCGCAGAAATAAAAGAATTTATCGATAAGGATGCTTTTTTCGAGGTGGAAATGGAAGTGCTGCCTACGGAAGAGCACGCGGATTCGGCTGAGGAACAGGCACTAATGAGAAAAGCACTCGAGGCTTTTGAACAATACGCCACTGCCTCCAAGCGAATTTCCAGTGAAACAATCCAGTCGGTACAGGACATTGCAGGGGCGGACCGGCTCGCCGATATGATCAGCTCTCACCTGCCGTTAAAAGTGGCAGAGAAGCAGGAGCTGCTCGAACAGTTCACCGCTTCAGAGCGTCTGCGTAAAATTATCGATATTTTGCAGAAGGAACAGGAAGTATTAGGTCTTGAAAACCAGATTGGACAGCGCGTAAAAAAATCAATGGAAAAAACGCAGCGGGAATACTATCTGCGTGAACAAATGAGGGCGATCCAAAAGGAGCTCGGAGAAGCTGACGGAAAAGAAAGCGAAGTAGATGAACTCAGGGAAAAAATTCAGCAGGCAAAAATGCCGGAACAGGTCCAGGAAAAAGCCGAGCGGGAGCTCAGGCGCTACGAAAAAATGCCAGGGGCTTCTGCAGAGACTTCCGTTATCAGGACATATATCGAATGGCTGGTGGATATACCGTGGTACGAGGAAACAGAAGATCAGCTTGACATTAAGCGTGCCCAGCGCGTACTTGATGAAGATCATTACGGCCTTGAAAAAGTTAAAGACCGGGTGCTTGAACACTTAGCCGTGCAGCAGCTGACAGAATCAGTGAAGGGGCCGATTTTGTGCCTGACCGGACCGCCGGGTGTGGGGAAAACGTCCTTAGCTCGTTCCATTGCCCGCTCTCTCGACCGTAACTTCACGAGAATGAGCCTTGGGGGCATCCGGGATGAAGCGGAAATCCGCGGCCACCGAAAAACCTATGTCGGTGCTATGCCCGGCCGTATTATTCAGGGAATGAAAAAGGCAGGGACCGTCAATCCGGTATTTCTGCTTGATGAAATCGACAAAATGGCCAGTGATTTCCGCGGGGACCCTTCTTCAGCCATGCTTGAAGTGCTTGACCCGGAACAGAATAATACGTTTGAAGATCATTATGTGGAAGAGCCTTACGATCTTTCCAAAACGATGTTTATTACTACGGCGAACAATATGAACACCATCCCTGAGCCGCTGCTCGACCGGATGGAGGTTATTCGCATTGCCGGATACACGGAAATTGAAAAAGAAGGTATTGCCAAAAACCACCTTGTGGAAAAGCAGATTAAGGAAAACGGCTTAACCAAAGGAAGCATCCAGTTCCGGCAGGGAGCCCTTTTGAAGCTGATCCGTGAGTATACGAGAGAAGCAGGAGTCCGTGGCCTTGAGAGAGAAATTGCAGCAGTGTGCCGGAAAGCAGCAAAGCTGATCGTCATGGGTGAAAACAAAAAAGTAGTAGTCACGCCGGCGAAAATCGAAGAACTGCTTGGACGTCCGCGGTACCGTTACGGACGTGCGGAGGAGGAAGACCAGGTGGGCGCAGCTACCGGCCTTGCCTATACAGCTGCCGGGGGGACAACTTTATCTATTGAAGTATCTCTCGCAAAAGGAAACGGCCAGCTGCAGTTAACCGGGAAGCTCGGTGACGTCATGAAGGAATCCGCGCAGGCGGCATTCAGCTATATTCGCTCAAAAGCGGATGAGTGGGGCGTTGACCCTGATTTTCAGGAAAAATGGGATATTCATATTCACGTTCCGGAAGGGGCCACTCCGAAGGACGGGCCTTCAGCAGGCATCACAATTGCAACAGCCCTGGTGTCTGCACTGTCCGGGCGGAAGGTGAAAAAGGAAGTAGGAATGACCGGTGAAATTACGCTGCGGGGCAGAGTCCTCCCAATCGGCGGACTCAAGGAAAAATCAATGAGCGCCCACCGGGCCGGACTGACGACGATCCTGATACCAGCCGATAATGAAAAGGATCTGGAAGATATACCGGAGAGCATCAAAAAAGATATTACGTTTATCACGGTGAAGCATCTTGATGAAGTGTTAAAAGAAGCATTGGAGGAGAAAAATGAAAGTTCATAA
- the yihA gene encoding ribosome biogenesis GTP-binding protein YihA/YsxC, with product MKVHKSELVISAVSPKQYPEGGLPEIALAGRSNVGKSSFINSLLARKNLARTSSKPGKTRTLNFYNIEDRFLFVDVPGYGYAKVSKSERAAWGEMMEEYLKSRDVLKAAFMIIDFRHEPTKDDIAMYDYLKFHELPVVIIATKADKITKNKRPRHLKRVKETLKLKPEDQTVVFSAETAQGKDEAWRAIEQFI from the coding sequence ATGAAAGTTCATAAATCGGAGCTTGTGATAAGCGCGGTCAGCCCTAAGCAGTATCCTGAGGGAGGACTTCCGGAAATAGCTCTGGCCGGAAGATCCAACGTCGGGAAATCTTCGTTCATTAATTCCCTGTTAGCAAGAAAAAACCTGGCCCGTACCTCTTCAAAGCCCGGCAAAACACGTACACTCAACTTTTATAATATCGAAGACCGTTTTTTGTTTGTAGACGTTCCCGGCTACGGCTATGCGAAGGTATCGAAAAGCGAACGGGCAGCCTGGGGCGAAATGATGGAGGAGTATCTTAAAAGCAGAGACGTACTGAAAGCCGCTTTTATGATTATTGATTTTCGCCACGAACCGACCAAAGATGATATTGCGATGTACGATTATTTGAAATTTCATGAGCTGCCGGTAGTTATTATTGCAACAAAAGCTGATAAAATTACGAAAAATAAACGCCCCCGTCATTTAAAACGTGTTAAAGAAACACTTAAGCTGAAGCCGGAGGACCAGACGGTTGTGTTTTCCGCAGAAACGGCACAGGGTAAAGATGAAGCCTGGCGGGCTATTGAGCAGTTTATTTGA